A genomic region of Venturia canescens isolate UGA chromosome 7, ASM1945775v1, whole genome shotgun sequence contains the following coding sequences:
- the Ca-alpha1D gene encoding muscle calcium channel subunit alpha-1 isoform X10, producing the protein MNTGNDNGDVSGPGVAVGNGARVTNYSNIGQTPTAENNNAPSTNETPINDPTGANNALQPAESKAAAAAAAEKKRPARRGKPPPDRPVRALFCLPLKNPLRKLCISIVEWKPFEWVILTTIFANCVALAVYTPFPCGDSNQTNLYLEKIEYIFLVVFTLECVMKIIAYGFVAHPGAYLRNGWNMLDFTIVVIGMVSTILTILIKEGFDVKALRAFRVLRPLRLVSGVPSLQVVLNSILRAMVPLLHIALLVLFVIIIYAIIGLELFSGKLHKTCRSNLTEEMMEDPHPCGDQGFQCSSLGDEYYCSRRYWEGPNNGITNFDNFGLAMLTVFQCVTLEGWTDVLYDIEDAMGSTWQWLYFISMVILGAFFVMNLILGVLSGEFSKEREKAKARGDFHKLREKQQIEDDLRGYLDWITQGEDIDAEADEMTQMQDGKPKQQSEMESTDRLEGDEEGMQQESTWKRKKRDFDRVNRRMRRACRKAVKSQAFYWLIIVLVFLNTGVLATEHYRQPDWLDEFQDYTNTVFIALFSMEMLLKMYSLGFQGYFVSLFNRFDCFVVIGSISEMILTNTEIMPPLGVSVLRCVRLLRVFKVTKYWRSLSNLVASLLNSIQSIASLLLLLFLFIVIFALLGMQVFGGKFNFDDLQDKSRSNFDSFWQSLLTVFQILTGEDWNAVMYVGIRAYGGVASHGILACVYFIILFICGNYILLNVFLAIAVDNLADAESLTAIEKEAEEEAEKNKSHSGSPARDEMSGDGGEDGGDLTGGEDEGEGTDLEQDPNETMDDYEVAMDEEMSKDGEESNRHGKVRLNIDSDDEDLDHGMEDEEDEEGDGHMNDDGGEGISARPRRMSEYKQGGTEKQPIPPGSSFFIFSQTSRFRVFCHWLCNHSHFGNVILVCIMVSSAMLAAEDPLRATSYRNQILNSFDYFFTTVFTIEILLKMVSYGFVLHDGAFCRSAFNLLDLLVVCVSLISMVWRSNAISIVKILRVLRVLRPLRAINRAKGLKHVVQCVIVAIKTIGNIVLVTSLLQFVFAVIGVQLFKGKFFACNDESKVTEAECRGTYLVFEDGNINRPVMKGRAWKRNDFHFDDVAKAMLTLFTVSTFEGWPSLLYVSIDSNRENYGPIHNFRPIVAAYYIIYIIIIAFFMVNIFVGFVIVTFQNEGEQEYKNCELDKNQRNCIEFALKAKPVRRYIPKHRIQYKVWWFVTSQPFEYTIFTLIIINTITLAMKFYNQPDPYTHALDVLNMIFTAVFALEFVFKLAAFRFKNYFGDAWNVFDFIIVLGSFIDIVYSEVNPGSNIISINFFRLFRVMRLVKLLSRGEGIRTLLWTFIKSFQALPYVALLIVMLFFIYAVIGMQVFGKIVLDDDTAIHRNNNFQTFPQAVLVLFRSATGESWQNIMLACSSRPGKVKCDPKSDDENNPAGCGNDIAFPYFISFYVLCSFLIINLFVAVIMDNFDYLTRDWSILGPHHLDEFIRLWSEYDPDAKGRIKHLDVVTLLRKISPPLGFGKLCPHRVACKRLVSMNMPLNSDGTVLFNATLFAVVRTSLRIKTEGNIDECNASLRAVIKKIWKRTSPKLLDQVVPPPGGDDEVTVGKFYATFLIQDYFRRFKKRKEQEMKDGDKDCQNTVTLQAGLRTLHEAGPELKRAISGNLEELLDDNPEPMHRRNHSLFGSVWSSMRRGHQHFHRAKSLKTSANNAPKASPTNSIDFLPYSSLQRAGVLDGGNSVTARSHQVVPNVAGGLSDSAMNQLVMDSRLSGLEENIPLRPLAVFADSRLQPSNIQNPYKVLDLQDGIERQLTPPTPPPRRNLPGSTTATTTATTSQPSTTTTATSTTSTTTSTSATTTPAASSGGTIALTTTERNDTSTDSTTSLSPSPSFGSSSNSAACYYSYASRGCCVDLVAWGHQHAALEDEEADTSPEEGGCSSASGKRNKWRKRTKKSKTTFSNGTKGVAALAPSTRYSATGGGSSGPLERISSKTRKRRDHTGEGGKAITSRGVDPTGGRNPNNGDRSIANGLKLAQTQAIAVAGYLADVDTRQWRGCESCFSHRASFHGRVSWAGESNGGVGTERLSHSLPGSPADRKPNFEVIGSAESLVGRVLVEQGLGKYCDPDFVKYTSREMQEALDMTREEMDRAAHQLLLQERRGHPLTFQLQQSMDQHWNESNQQQGPREIAYQQLREPLSFEQQQQQQHQHQQQQQQYRHQQPPS; encoded by the exons ATGAACACGGGGAATGATAATGGTGACGTTTCGGGTCCCGGTGTTGCGGTCGGTAACGGGGCCCGTGTCACTAATTATTCAAACATCGGCCAAACACCAACTGCTGAAAACAACAATGCCCCAAGTACGAACGAGACACCGATCAACGATCCTACCGGGGCCAATAATGCGCTGCAACCTGCTGAATCAAAAGCGGCCGCGGCTGCCGCAGCGGAGAAAAAACGTCCCGCGAGAAGGGGCAAACCTCCACCGGACCGACCTGTCAGAGCTCTATTTTGTTTACCACTCAAAAATCCATTGAGGAAGTTGTGCATCAGTATCGTCGAATGGAA ACCTTTCGAATGGGTTATTCTAACAACTATATTCGCTAACTGCGTGGCTTTGGCCGTTTACACTCCATTTCCTTGCGGTGATTCGAATCAGACGAATCTGTACTTG gaaaaaatagaataCATCTTCCTCGTTGTGTTTACCCTCGAATGCGTGATGAAGATTATTGCATACGGATTCGTGGCCCATCCTGGCGCTTATCTTCGAAACGGATGGAACATGCTGGATTTTACAATCGTTGTCATAGG CATGGTCAGTACAATATTGACGATATTGATAAAGGAAGGCTTCGACGTGAAAGCTCTGAGAGCTTTCAGGGTCTTACGACCACTTCGTCTCGTCTCAGGTGTTCCAA gtCTTCAGGTCGTTCTCAATTCCATTCTTCGGGCTATGGTGCCGTTGCTCCACATTGCTCTTCTCGTACTCTTCGTCATCATAATCTACGCTATAATTGGCCTCGAGCTCTTCTCCGGAAAGTTGCATAAAACTTGTCGCAGCAATCTCACCG agGAAATGATGGAAGACCCACATCCGTGTGGCGATCAGGGTTTCCAGTGCAGCAGCCTTGGCGATGAATATTATTGCAGTCGTCGGTATTGGGAAGGTCCAAACAATGGTATCACcaatttcgataatttcgGACTTGCGATGTTGACCGTCTTCCAATGTGTTACTCTCGAGGGATGGACCGACGTACTTTACGAC ATCGAAGACGCAATGGGGAGTACGTGGCAGTGGCTCTACTTCATTTCCATGGTGATTCTTGGGGCATTTTTCGTCATGAATCTGATTCTTGGTGTGTTGTCCGG AGAATTCTccaaggaaagagagaaagcaaaAGCTCGTGGCGACTTTCATAAACTCCGGGAAAAACAACAGATCGAGGATGACTTAAGGGGCTACTTGGACTGGATCACTCAAGGCGAGGATATCGATGCGGAGGCTGATGAAATGACCCAAATGCAAGATGGAAAAC CCAAACAACAGAGCGAGATGGAAAGCACGGATCGGCTGGAAGGTGATGAGGAAGGAATGCAGCAGGAATCCacgtggaaaagaaaaaaacgagattttgacag GGTGAATCGACGAATGAGAAGAGCGTGTCGGAAAGCCGTAAAATCTCAAGCATTTTACTGGCTCATCATAGTTCTGGTGTTTCTAAACACAGGGGTATTGGCAACCGAGCATTACAGGCAACCAGACTGGCTGGACGAGTTCCAAG ATTACACGAATACGGTTTTCATTGCTCTGTTCTCCATGGAGATGTTGCTCAAAATGTACAGTTTGGGATTTCAg GGCTACTTCGTGTCGCTTTTCAACCGCTTTGATTGCTTCGTCGTGATCGGCTCAATCAGTGAAATGATATTGACCAACACCGAAATCATGCCACCTCTCGGTGTATCCGTACTCCGCTGTGTCCGATTGCTTCGTGTCTTCAAAGTCACAAA gTACTGGCGATCTTTGTCCAATTTAGTAGCATCCTTGCTCAACTCGATACAATCGATCGCCTCGCTTCTCTTGCTTCTCTTCCttttcatcgttatttttgCACTTCTGGGAATGCAGGTGTTCGGTGGTAAATTCAATTTCGACGATCTTCAGGATAAATCACGAAGCAATTTCGACAGCTTTTGGCAGAGCTTGCTGACAGTATTTCAG ATTTTGACCGGTGAAGATTGGAACGCAGTTATGTACGTGGGAATTCGAGCGTACGGGGGTGTCGCGAGCCACGGAATTCTCGCATGCGTTTATTTCATAATTCTCTTCATTTGCGGCAATT ACATCCTGCTGAACGTCTTCTTGGCTATCGCCGTCGACAATCTCGCCGATGCCGAATCGCTAACAGCCATTGAGAAGGAAGCTGAAGAAGAAGCAGAGAAAAACAAATCTCACAGTGGTTCTCCGGCACGTGATGAAATGAGTGGCGACGGAGGAGAGGACGGAGGCGATCTAACGGGAGGCGAAGACGAAGGCGAGGGCACCGATCTCGAGCAGGATCCTAACGAAACAATGGACGATTATGAAGTCGCCATGGACGAAGAGAT GTCAAAGGACGGTGAGGAATCAAATCGTCATGGAAAGGTACGATTAAACATCGATTCGGACGACGAAGATTTGGACCACGGAATGGAGGACGAAGAGGACGAGGAGGGTGATGGGCACATGAACG atGACGGTGGCGAAGGAATATCGGCAAGACCACGTCGGATGTCGGAGTACAAACAAGGAGGAACGGAAAAGCAACCGATTCCTCCGGgctcttctttttttatattctctcaGACGAGTCGATTCCGAGTGTTTTGTCATTGGCTGTGCAACCACAGTCATTTCGGAAACGTTATACTCGTTTGTATAATGGTGTCATCGGCTATGCTGGCTGCTGAAGATCCTCTCAGAGCTACGTCGTACAGAAATCAG ATATTAAATTCCTTCGATTATTTCTTCACGACGGTATTTACGATCGAAATACTCTTGAAAATGGTATCGTACGGTTTCGTGTTGCACGATGGAGCATTCTGCCGATCAGCGTTCAATCTTCTCGATCTTCTCGTCGTTTGCGTCTCTCTCATCTCGATGGTCTGGAG GTCTAACGCTATATCGATAGTCAAGATTCTTCGAGTTCTTCGTGTACTTCGACCATTGCGTGCCATCAATAGGGCCAAAGGCCTCAAG CACGTAGTACAGTGCGTCATCGTAGCGATAAAGACTATCGGAAACATAGTCCTCGTCACCAGCCTGCTGCAGTTCGTGTTCGCCGTCATTGGCGTGCAGCTCTTCAAG GGCAAGTTTTTCGCTTGCAACGACGAGTCCAAAGTCACCGAAGCCGAATGCCG AGGGACGTATTTGGTATTTGAAGACGGCAATATAAATAGACCGGTGATGAAAGGTCGAGCATGGAAGAGAAACGATTTCCACTTCGACGACGTAGCCAAAGCGATGCTCACGCTCTTCACGGTGTCCACGTTCGAGGGTTGGCCGAG CCTGTTATACGTCTCGATTGACTCGAATCGTGAGAACTACGGTCCAATTCACAATTTCCGACCGATAGTCGCGGCGTATTACATCATCTACATAATCATCATTGCATTCTTCATGGTCAACATATTCGTCGGTTTCGTCATTGTTACGTTCCAGAACGAGGGAGAACAGGAGTACAAAAATTGTGAGCTCGACAAAAATCAG CGTAACTGCATCGAATTTGCACTAAAGGCAAAACCAGTGAGACGCTACATACCGAAGCACCGTATACAGTACAAAGTGTGGTGGTTCGTTACGTCACAGCCCTTCGAGTACACGATATTCACCCTTATTATAATAAACACGATTACACTCGCGATGAAGTTCTACAATCAGCCGGATCCCTACACCCACGCACTCGACGTCTTGAACATGATATTCACTGCAGTCTTCGCTCTGGAATTCGTCTTCAAACTCGCAGCTTTTAGATTCAAG aACTATTTCGGCGACGCTTGGAACGTTTTTGATTTCATCATTGTTCTTGGTAGCTTCATCGACATTGTCTATTCCGAAGTTAAC CCTGGCTCCAATATTATTTCCATCAACTTCTTCAGGCTCTTTCGAGTTATGCGTCTCGTGAAATTGTTGAGCAGAGGCGAGGGCATCCGAACTTTGTTATGGACCTTCATTAAGTCTTTCCAGGCCCTCCCCTACGTCGCTCTTCTCATTGTAATGCTGTTCTTCATCTACGCCGTAATCGGAATGCAG gtttttggaaaaattgtccTCGACGACGACACTGCGATTCATCGCAACAACAACTTCCAAACTTTTCCTCAAGCTGTTCTCGTGCTCTTCAGATCCGCGACAG GTGAATCTTGGCAGAATATTATGCTCGCCTGCTCCTCGAGGCCTGGCAAAGTAAAGTGCGATCCGAAGAGCGACGACGAGAATAATCCTGCAGGCTGCGGCAACGACATTGCTTTCCCATACTTCATTTCCTTCTACGTGCTATGCTCGTTCCTC ATCATAAATTTATTCGTCGCCGTAATCATGGACAACTTCGATTACTTAACGAGAGATTGGTCCATTCTCGGACCCCACCATCTCGACGAATTTATACGTTTATGGTCCGAGTACGATCCAGACGCAAAGGGACGTATAAAGCACTTGGACGTTGTGACACTGCTACGGAAAATTTCACCGCCCTTGGGATTCGGTAAACTCTGTCCACATCGCGTTGCCTGCAAG AGACTCGTTTCTATGAATATGCCCCTGAACAGCGATGGCACAGTTCTCTTCAATGCGACGCTTTTTGCGGTCGTTAGAACTTCCCTTCGCATCAAAACTGAGGGCAATATTGACGAGTGCAACGCCTCCTTGAGGGCTGTTATCAAGAAAATATGGAAGAGAACGAGTCCCAAATTACTTGATCAAGTTGTACCGCCTCCGGGAG GTGACGACGAGGTAACAGTCGGCAAGTTTTACGCGACATTCCTCATACAGGACTACTTCCGGAGATTCAAAAAGCGCAAAGAGCAGGAAATGAAGGACGGCGACAAAGACTGCCAAAACACAGTGACACTGCAAGCGGGATTGCGAACCCTTCACGAGGCCGGTCCGGAATTGAAACGTGCTATCTCAGGAAACTTGGAAGAATTACTCGACGATAATCCCGAGCCAATGCACAGG AGGAATCACTCTCTTTTTGGAAGTGTGTGGTCGAGCATGCGAAGGGGTCATCAACATTTCCACAGAGCTAAATCCCTCAAGACGAGCGCCAACAACGCCCCAAAA GCGTCGCCAACAAACTCGATCGACTTTTTGCCGTACTCTTCGTTACAGCGAGCCGGTGTGCTCGATGGAGGCAATTCTGTCACTGCAAGATCACACCAAGTTGTGCCAAACGTAGCGGG GGGTTTGAGTGACAGTGCCATGAATCAGCTAGTGATGGACTCACGGCTGAGTGGTCTCGAGGAGAACATTCCTCTCCGACCACTCGCGGTTTTCGCTGATTCGAGACTCCAACCGTCCAACATTCAGAATCCTTACAAAGTCCTTGA TCTTCAGGACGGAATCGAGCGGCAGTTGACACCCCCCACTCCACCACCACGGAGGAACCTACCAGGGTCAACAACAGCGACCACCACAGCAACAACGAGTCAACCGTCGACGACTACGACAGCGACAAGCACAACTTCAACAACTACATCAACAAGCGCAACAACAACACCTGCAGCATCGTCCGGCGGAACAATCGCACTCACAACAACCGAACGTAACGATACGAGCACCGACTCAACGACAAGCCTCAGTCCAAGCCCGAGCTTCGGTTCTTCCTCCAACAGCGCCGCCTGTTATTATTCGTATGCGTCACGAGGCTGCTGCGTTGACTTAGTCGCCTGGGGTCATCAGCACG CAGCGTTGGAGGACGAAGAGGCAGACACGTCACCGGAAGAAGGTGGCTGTTCGAGCGCCTCAGGGAAGCGCAACAAGTGGCGAAAACGTACGAAAAAGAGCAAAACGACATTTTCAAACGGTACGAAGGGCGTAGCTGCTCTTGCACCGTCGACAAGATACAGTGCAACTGGTGGCGGGAGCTCGGGACCGCTCGAGAGAATCTcgtcgaaaacacgaaaaagACGAGACCACACGGGCGAGGGGGGAAAAGCGATTACGAGCCGAGGAGTCGATCCTACCGGCGGGAGAAACCCCAACAATGGCGATCGGAGCATCGCCAACGGTCTCAAACTTGCCCAGACTCAGGCGATCGCCGTTGCCGGATATCTCGCCGATGTCGACACGAGGCAATGGCGGGGCTGCGAATCCTGCTTCTCTCACAGGGCTTCTTTCCACGGCAGAG TTTCCTGGGCCGGCGAGAGTAACGGGGGCGTCGGAACAGAACGATTGTCTCACAGTTTGCCGGGCAGTCCGGCCGATCGAAAACCTAATTTCGAAGTCATCGGTAGCGCTGAAAGTCTCGTCGGTCGG GTACTGGTAGAGCAAGGCCTCGGGAAATATTGCGATCCtgatttcgtgaaatataCATCGAGAGAGATGCAAGAGGCCCTTGACATGACGAGGGAGGAGATGGATCGTGCTGCGCATCAGTTATTGCTGCAAGAGAGACGCGGTCACCCGTTGACTTTCCAGCTGCAACAGAGCATGGATCAGCACTGGAACGAGTCGAATCAACAGCAAGGCCCGAGAGAGATAGCTTATCAGCAACTGCGTGAGCCGCTCTCGTTcgagcaacaacagcaacagcaacatcaacatcaacagcaacaacagcagtaCCGTCATCAACAGCCGCCATCTTAG